One window from the genome of Haloprofundus halobius encodes:
- a CDS encoding winged helix-turn-helix domain-containing protein, with the protein MSKSPAHSGRPPIQQLQTVVDLLETPTLARIYVYVSQNGPVTVAQLIDTLGVPQGTAYDYVQKLEAAGIVTKTREQRPYEYETDPISLTLSTDGETQTVTPALIAAVARRDEDEDINVYIDRHGLDGLAVALEYAYEYVDGTVNNRIAARELDLSPLEAEIILQALEPVAKAYADPAE; encoded by the coding sequence ATGTCGAAATCACCTGCCCACTCTGGTCGGCCACCAATTCAGCAGCTTCAGACGGTAGTTGATCTTCTTGAGACGCCTACTCTTGCCCGGATCTACGTGTACGTCTCACAGAACGGTCCTGTTACTGTTGCCCAACTCATTGACACCTTGGGTGTTCCGCAAGGAACGGCCTACGACTACGTTCAGAAGCTCGAAGCTGCTGGTATTGTGACCAAAACCCGTGAGCAACGACCCTACGAGTACGAAACCGATCCGATCTCGCTTACGCTCTCTACAGACGGCGAAACCCAAACAGTTACGCCAGCGCTCATCGCTGCTGTCGCTCGTCGCGATGAAGACGAGGACATCAATGTCTACATCGACCGCCACGGTCTCGATGGCCTCGCAGTTGCTCTTGAGTACGCATATGAGTACGTTGACGGCACGGTCAATAATCGGATTGCAGCCCGTGAACTCGACCTTTCCCCACTTGAGGCCGAGATTATTCTTCAGGCACTCGAACCAGTCGCAAAAGCATACGCCGACCCGGCTGAATGA
- a CDS encoding ParA family protein: MLTYAPVSEAGGVGKTTTSATLAASHARAGHDVLVIDMDTQNGSLTYFFGPDYDRGDPEVDNLVRHLVGRPKGDFHDLTIEVEEGIDLIPSHNMLEDLHEFLLNEKDQAENFGESYSMYHQLHRVLRDANVRDEYDVIIVDSAGKAGPTLYNALVAVRNVVIPFEATAKGQESIEGLDDLVDGLEQSINIDVGVLAVVPIGYKDTRDQREILGELRESGFPVPVVIGERGSLMEGCWRQQCSPYTYVEEHRDRKRDYELETLEQFDELARHLEKEAGLETPEVTA, from the coding sequence ATGCTCACCTATGCGCCAGTCTCTGAGGCCGGTGGTGTCGGGAAAACAACCACCTCAGCGACACTCGCAGCAAGTCACGCACGCGCGGGACACGATGTCCTCGTCATCGACATGGACACCCAAAACGGGAGTCTCACATACTTCTTCGGCCCAGACTATGACCGCGGCGACCCCGAAGTAGACAACCTCGTCCGCCACCTTGTCGGCCGACCCAAAGGCGACTTCCACGACCTCACTATCGAAGTCGAAGAAGGGATCGACCTCATCCCCTCCCACAACATGCTCGAAGACCTCCACGAATTCCTCCTCAACGAGAAAGACCAAGCCGAGAATTTCGGGGAGTCCTACAGCATGTATCACCAACTCCACCGCGTCCTTCGAGATGCGAATGTACGTGACGAATACGACGTCATTATCGTTGACTCCGCAGGCAAAGCCGGACCAACACTCTACAACGCACTCGTCGCCGTCCGCAACGTCGTCATCCCATTCGAGGCCACAGCAAAAGGCCAAGAATCGATCGAAGGACTAGACGACCTCGTCGACGGACTAGAACAAAGCATCAACATCGACGTTGGTGTACTTGCGGTAGTCCCAATTGGCTACAAAGACACTCGTGATCAGCGAGAAATCTTGGGTGAACTTCGTGAAAGCGGATTCCCCGTTCCAGTTGTCATCGGAGAGCGTGGCTCCCTGATGGAAGGATGTTGGAGACAGCAGTGCAGCCCATATACCTATGTCGAGGAACATCGCGACCGAAAACGCGACTACGAACTCGAGACGTTGGAGCAATTCGACGAGCTCGCTCGCCACCTCGAAAAAGAAGCGGGGCTTGAAACGCCAGAGGTGACCGCGTAA